GGAGTCTAGTTGGGCTTGAATTTCGGCGATTTCCTCTGGCCTTGCCCCCTGTCTGGCGTTGTTTAACCGTGCGATCGCCCCGTTCAACTGGGCTTGGGCTTGGGCTATTTCTTCGGGACGATTTCCCGCTCTAAGGAGGGCTAAACGGGAACGGACGCTTTCTAGTTGGGCTTGGGCTTGATTTAATTCGGCTTCTAGTTGATCACTTTCTACCCTGGCAATTATCTCCCCCGCACTCACCCTTTCTCCTTCGGCCACCAAGATACTCCTAATTCTGCCGTTAATTTCTGATCTGACGGTTACGGCCCTAGGGGCATCTAATCTACCCACAATGGTGCTGCTATCTTGCACTATTTCTGGTTCTAGGGTTTGCAACTTCACTGGGGAGGCTTGGGGTTGCCCTGCCATGGCCCCTGTGCGATCGCCCCCGTTTTCATTACCGTTGAATAGGAGAGTACCACCACCCCCCAATATGGCTAAAAAGGCTAATGCACCCACTACCCACCAAGGGGAAAATGATTTTTTCTTGGCTTCAGATTCAGGGTTTATAGTACCTTCTTCTTTTTCTTCAACATTTGACACTTCACTAGGGGCAGAATTAGGATTCGTCATATCAGATCTTGGTTTACTAATGTTGATGGTAAATTTTTATTAAGTTTAATTATATCAACAAAATATATCAATCTGATATAAAAAAATAGAATCAAAAAAATATGTTAGAGTTAGCAACCTTAGGTTTGTTACAAAAAGAGCCACTACATGGCTATTTATTAAAGAAACAGATGGAATTGTTTATGAGCGGGTGTATTAGTGTTAATTATGGAGCAATTTACCCGTTACTGAGACGTTTATTAGAAAAAGAATTAATTGTTGAGCAAGAAGATGGAAATAATAATCGCAAAATTTATAGTATTACCCCCGCAGGAAAGACAAAATGGCTAGAAAAAATGTTAGAACATCCCCACGAGAGTTGGGTTAATGCTCGTTCTCGGTTTATGATTAAGTTTTTCTTTTTTAGTTACCTTGAACCCCATGATCGTTTACATTTATTGGAGCATCGCTTAAAGGTATGTCAACTAAAGTTAGATGATCAAGATTTACAGATAGTTTATGATGATTGTTTTCAAGCGATAGCCCTGGAGCGCTATAAATCCGATATTAGTCGAGAAATCGACTGGTTAATGGAGCAATTAGCCATGGTGAATGACAAATTATAAGAATTTAAGAAAACCATTTTTCTCCTCCATGGAAAATCATATCCCAAATGAGCAACCTAAAATTTTGATTTGCCAATTTTGAAAAGGTGCAGATAACCGTATTAGCACTCACGCTCTAAGAGTGCTAAATTTATTTATGGAGAAAAAATATATCCTCATGAGAATTATTATTTATGTCTAAAATTGTATCTTTTAGAGAAGAATCCAGAAGAGCCTTAGAGGAAGGAGTTAACGCTTTAGCCAATGCTGTTAAAGTCACCTTAGGGCCTAAAGGTAGAAATGTATTATTAGAAAGAAAATTTGGAGCCCCCGAAATTGTAAAAGATGGTATTTCCGTCGCCAAAGAAGTAGAGTTGGAAAATCCTTCTCAAAATGCTGGAGCAAGATTAGTTAGGGAAGTTGCTTCAAAAACTAATGATGTGGCTGGGGATGGTACTACCACCGCTACGGTTATCGCCCAAGCTATGATTCACGAGGGGCTTAAAAACGTTACCGCAGGGGCTAATCCTGTGGCTTTACGTCGTGGTATGGACAAAGCTATCGCCTTGGCTGTAAAAGAAATTTCTGCCATGGCACAACCTGTGCAGGGAGATGTCATTGCTCAAGTGGCTTCTGTTTCTGCGGGAAATGACCAAGAAATTGGCGATATGATTGCCCATGCCATGGATAAGGTAACAAAAGATGGGGTTATCACCGTAGAAGAATCTAAGTCTTTAGCTACTGAATTAGAAGTTGTAGAAGGGATGCAACTTGACAGGGGTTATATGTCTCCCTATTTTATCACTGACCAAGAAAAGCAAATCGTTGAGTTAGAAAATGCTTTAATCTTAGTTACTGATAAAAAAATAAATGCGATCGCAGATCTCGTCCCTGTCTTAGAAGAAGTTGCCCGTGCAGGCGCTCCTTTACTCATTATCGCCGAAGACATTGAAGGGGAAGCCCTCGCCACCCTCGTAGTTAACAAAGCCAGAGGCGTATTAAATGTCGCAGCGATTAAAGCACCAAGTTTTGGCGATCGCCGTAAGGCCATGTTAGAAGATATTGCCATTCTCACAGGGGGTAGAGTAATCTCCGAAGACATCGGCTTAACTTTAGATACCGTCAAATTAGATGAACTAGGAAAAGCACGTAAAGTCACCATCGTAAAAGACAATACCACCATCGTGGCGGATGCCGGTAACACCGCCGATGTACAAAAAAGAGTCGCCCAAATCCGTAAACAACTCGAAGAAACAGACTCCGAATATGATGCCGAAAAACTACAAGAGCGCATCGCTAAATTAGCTGGTGGTGTAGCTGTAATTAAAGTAGGGGCAGCCACGGAAACTGATTTAAAAGAGCGTAAATTACGCATCGAAGATGCACTTAATGCCACTAAAGCGGCGGTAGAAGAAGGAATCGTACCTGGGGGCGGTACAACCCTCATTCACATGGCAAGTAAAATCTCTGCTTTCAAAGATACCTTAAGCAATGAAGAAGAAAAGGTAGGGGCAGAAATTGTCATTAAAGCCCTAGAAGCACCTTTACGCCAAATTGCTACCAATGCAGGGGTTGAAGGCTCTGTAGTTGTAGAAAAAGTAAGAGAATCTGCCAACAATATCGGTTATAATGCTCTTACTGGAGTTTATGAAGACTTAATATCTGCTG
Above is a genomic segment from Cyanobacterium stanieri LEGE 03274 containing:
- a CDS encoding PadR family transcriptional regulator; this encodes MLELATLGLLQKEPLHGYLLKKQMELFMSGCISVNYGAIYPLLRRLLEKELIVEQEDGNNNRKIYSITPAGKTKWLEKMLEHPHESWVNARSRFMIKFFFFSYLEPHDRLHLLEHRLKVCQLKLDDQDLQIVYDDCFQAIALERYKSDISREIDWLMEQLAMVNDKL
- the groL gene encoding chaperonin GroEL (60 kDa chaperone family; promotes refolding of misfolded polypeptides especially under stressful conditions; forms two stacked rings of heptamers to form a barrel-shaped 14mer; ends can be capped by GroES; misfolded proteins enter the barrel where they are refolded when GroES binds); translation: MSKIVSFREESRRALEEGVNALANAVKVTLGPKGRNVLLERKFGAPEIVKDGISVAKEVELENPSQNAGARLVREVASKTNDVAGDGTTTATVIAQAMIHEGLKNVTAGANPVALRRGMDKAIALAVKEISAMAQPVQGDVIAQVASVSAGNDQEIGDMIAHAMDKVTKDGVITVEESKSLATELEVVEGMQLDRGYMSPYFITDQEKQIVELENALILVTDKKINAIADLVPVLEEVARAGAPLLIIAEDIEGEALATLVVNKARGVLNVAAIKAPSFGDRRKAMLEDIAILTGGRVISEDIGLTLDTVKLDELGKARKVTIVKDNTTIVADAGNTADVQKRVAQIRKQLEETDSEYDAEKLQERIAKLAGGVAVIKVGAATETDLKERKLRIEDALNATKAAVEEGIVPGGGTTLIHMASKISAFKDTLSNEEEKVGAEIVIKALEAPLRQIATNAGVEGSVVVEKVRESANNIGYNALTGVYEDLISAGIVDPAKVVRSSLQNAGSIAGMVLTTEALVVEKPAPEAPAPDMGGMGGMGMPGMGGMGMPGMM